The nucleotide window TGACGGACGCACAATTTGATACAGTCGGAGGAGCAGGTGATGCAACAAAGGATGACTTCAAAATGCTGACATTCAACTTTACGATGAAAAATAGCAAAAATGTCGAGCGAGAAATTACGATGTTTCAAGATTGGAAAAATGTCTTGCAGGAGCACTACTGGACAGGGTCAGGTAGCGCTTTTGATAATTTAACAGCGGATATCGTTGAATACCACACAGAGATTGTTCTTTATGCTAAAGGATTAAGTGAGAGTGATTTACAACAACGGTTTGGCGACGCACATATTCATGTGGAGTGGCAGCAAAACGGTGAAACACGTGGTGAAAATATTTTTTTAAAGGATATCATCTTGGTTCAGTAAAAGGCCCCTTCCTCAAAAGGGGCTTTTCAAGCAAGCTTGAAAAAATCTGGAATCAATAGAAAAAAGCACAGCGCGTATGCTGTGCTTTTTAAGTAGGTTAAACTGCCATCGCAGGGCCAAAGAATTCGTAGTTAACGTTTTCCTCTGGGATATTTAAGTCGCGTAACAAATTAATTACGTGCTGCATAAATGGTGCAGGTCCACATAAGTATACCTTGCTATCATTTTTTAATAAGCCTTCAAGCTGTTCCTTTGTCACGAAGCCTTCCTCATCAGAGTACATTGCTTTGTAAGTGCCGCCGATTTCATCCACCTTTGCAGCAATTGTTTCTGTAAATGCAGCAACGTCTTTGTTGCGTGCACATTGTAGGAATGTGACATCACGCTCTTCAATTGTTTGTAGCATGCTGTTTAATGGTGTTACACCGATACCACCACTTACGAATAAGACAGGTGCACCGCTGTTATCTAATGTGAAGACACCAGCTGGTGCGCTGACATCAATGTGTGTGCCTTGCTCATAGCCTGTGTGTAAATAGTTCGATACGATACCTTTTGGATCGTTTTCGTGCTTCACTGAAATACGATATTCATTTTGGTTATTTGCTTCAGAAACAGTGTATTGGCGGTTCATTAAATATTTTTCGCCAGGTATTTGCATACGCACTGTAACGTATTGTCCTGCTTTGTAAGCTGGTAAAGGTTGACCATCTACGGGTGCTAAATAGAAAGAAGTTACTAACTCGCTTTCTTTTTCTGTGCGTACGATTTTGAATGGCTTGAATAAGCGCCAGCCTTCGTTTTGCTCTGCCTCTTTATATAAATCCTCTTCCACTTGAATGAAAATATCTGCGATGACACCGTAAGCTTGTGCCCATGCATCAATAATTTCGTCTGTCGCTGCATCGCCTAACACTTCTTTAATCGCTTTCAATAAATTTTCACCTACGATTGGGTAGTGCTCTGGTAATACTCCTAAGCTGCGGTGCTTATGTGCAATTTGAATAACTGTTGGCACGATTGCTTGTAAGTTATCGATATGCATAGCAGCTGCTAATACTGTATTTGCTAATGCTGTTTGTTGTCGGCCTTGCTCTTGATTGGAATGGTTAAAAATGTTTAATAATTCTGGATGTGCACTGAACATATTTTTATAGAACGTCTTTGTAATTGTCACACCGTACTCCTGAAGTGCAGGTACAGTCGCTTTAATTGTATCAATTGTTTGTTGTTGTAACATTTAAGTCACGTCCTTTTCCTTTGATAAGCCAACTATAAGCCTAAAGTGAATTTAAAGCAATATCAAAAATACATCTTTAACAAAATGGACACAAATGTAGTATCAAAAATACATCTTTTAGCTGTGAATGATTTCATAAGCAAATAATAGTCCGATTTGATATACTAACGAGAGAAGAAAGTTGGTGAAAAAGTGCGCTTAACCGTCTATACAGATTACTCGTTGCGTGTGCTAATTTATTTAGGTGTACGAGGACAACAGCATTTAGCCACAATACAAGAAATTGCAGATGCGTATCAAATATCAAAAAATCATTTAATGAAAGTCACATACGACCTTGGGCAGCACGGCTTTATCGAAACGATTCGAGGTAGAGGTGGAGGAATTCGTCTTGCAATGGCGCCTGAAGAAATTAATATTGGCGCAGTTATTCGAAAAACAGAAGAAGACTTTCATCTTGTCGAATGCTTTAGCTCAGAAAGCAATTTATGTAAAATTTCAGCTGAATGCCAATTAAAAAATGCTTTGAATGAAGCGTTGAAGGCATATTTAGCGGTTTTAGATCAATATCATATTTCCGATTTCATTCATTCAAAGGAATCGATGCTAAAATTGCTTGGCCTTAAATAACTATATGCGTAACAGCATGTAGTTTTTTTACTATTATTGAAGGGAAGTACAAAAAAATGCATAAAAAAAAGATTTTAATTACTGGTGCAACGAGCGGCCTCGGCTTACATATGACCAAGCTTTGTTTAGCAAAAGGCTACGAAGTTTATGCAACGGGTCGCAATGAAGTGTCATTAACGACATTAGAAAAATTAGGGGCGCATCCGATACAGGCAGATTTGCGTGAAATGGAGCAAATCGATGCATTACTACAGCAATTACCGAAGCTCGATGTGGCGATTATTAATGCAGGTGTTGGCATTTTTGAAAATGCCTTTCATTTAACAGATGAGCAAATTGATACAATGATTGATGTCAATGTGAAAGCGCCAATCTTCCTAGCAAAAAGGCTATTTGCCAATATGCAAAAAGAGGGGCATTTTATTTTTATTAGCTCACAGGCAGGAAAGGTAGCAACGAAAAAAGCGAGTGTTTATGCATCGACAAAGCATGCGCTCACAGGCTTTATCGATGGCTTCCGTCATGAGGCTGCACCATTGAAAGTAACAGGCATTTTCCCAGGGCCGATTGATACGCCATTTCTGCAAAAAGCGGATGCAGCAGGCGCATATCGTCAGGCGATTGCCCACTTTTTATTAACACCAGAAAAAGTTGCAAATGCGGTTATTAAAACAATCGAGCATCCTGTGCGCTCTGTCAATTTACCTTGGGTAATGGGCTTGTCAAGCAAGCTATATGCGATAGCTCCAACGCTTGTAGAAAAGCTTGGCAGTAATTTTTTCAATAAAAAATAAATTTATAAAAATGCACTTGTATTTATATTTATTGCGTGGTAATATGCATGTATAAACTATTAATTTCTATGTATAAAAATACGTAATGATTATCGGAGGCATATTAGATTATGGCAAATAAAAAGGTAGTATTAGCATATTCAGGTGGATTAGACACATCAGTAGCAATTCCTTGGCTAAAGGAGCAGGGCTGGGATGTTATCGCAGTTTGTCTTGATGTAGGTGAAGGCAAAGATTTAGAGTTTATTAAAAACAAAGCATTGCAGGTCGGTGCGGTTGAATCTTATATGGTTGATGCAAAAGACGAATTTGCTGAAGAATATGCATTAATTTCATTACAGGCACATACATGGTATGAGCAAAAATATCCTTTAGTATCTGCGTTATCACGTCCATTAATTTCGAAAAAGCTTGTAGAAATTGCCAACCAAACAAATGCGGATGCGGTAGCACATGGCTGTACAGGTAAAGGTAATGACCAAGTGCGCTTCGAAGTGTCAATTAAAGCATTGAATCCTGACTTAGAAGTGTTAGCACCTGTGCGTGAGTGGGGCTGGAGCCGCGATGAGGAAATTGAATATGCAATGAAGCATAATGTGCCGATTCCTGCGACACTTGATTCACCATTCTCAATTGACCAAAACTTATGGGGACGTGCCAACGAAGCAGGTGTGATGGAAGATCCTTGGGTAGCACCACCAGAAGAAGCATATGGCTTAACGAAGGCCATCGAAAACACACCAGATACTGCTGAAGTAGTAGAAATCGAATTCGTTGCTGGTAAGCCTGTTGCCTTAAATGGTGAAGAAATGAAGCTAGCCGATTTAATTCAAAAATTAAATGCGGTTGCTGGTGAGCACGGCGTTGGGCGTATCGACCACGTAGAAAACCGCTTAGTCGGCATTAAATCACGTGAGGTATACGAAATCCCAGGTGCAAAAGTGCTATTAACAGCACATAAGGAGCTAGAGGACTTAACGCTCGTAAAAGAAATGGCACACTTTAAGCCAGTAATCGAGAAAAAATTATCAGAAATTATTTATGAGGGACTATGGTTCTCACCATTGCGTCCAGCATTAGAAGCATTTTTAAAAGAAACACAGCAATATGTCAACGGTACAGTGCGCGTGAAATTATTTAAAGGGCATGCAATTGTTGAGGGACGTAAATCGCCAAACTCTTTATACAACGAGAAGCTTGCAACATACTCTAAAGAAGATATGTTCAACCATAACTCAGCAGTTGGCTTTATTGAACTATGGGGCTTACCTACTGTTGTAGCAGCAGGTGTCAATAAAAAATAAGTAATTGTGAGCAAGAGGCACTAGCGCTTCTTGCTTCTACTTTTAATCGAGGTGTGAAGGTAATGACAAAATTATGGGGCGGGCGCTTTCAGAAGTCTGCGGAAGCATGGGTAGATGAATTCGGTGCATCCATCGGCTTTGATCAGCAATTAGTAATGGAAGATCTGGAAGGCAGTAAAGCACATGTCACGATGCTAGGCATCCAAGGTATTTTACCAAAAGCAGATGTTGAGCAAATTCTAGATGGCTTACAGCAGCTACAAGTAAAAGCAGAGGCAGGGGAGCTCGCATTTTCAGTAGCAAATGAAGACATTCATTTAAACTTGGAAAAAATGCTAATTGACTTAATCGGCCCTGTTGGTGGCAAGTTACATACTGGTCGCTCACGTAATGACCAAGTAGCAACAGATATGCATTTATTTTTGAAAAAGCGCGTAGCAGAGGTCATCAGCTTAATCGAAAACTTCCAAAAAACGCTACTACAGCAGGCGGAGCAGCATGTTGAAACAATTGCGCCAGGCTATACACATTTACAACGTGCACAACCAATTTCCTTTGCCCACCATTTAATGGCATATTTCTGGATGCTAGAGCGTGACAAGCAGCGCTACACAGAATCTTTAAAACGCATTGATATTTCACCGCTTGGTGCAGGTGCGATGGCTGGTACAACATTCCCAATTGACCGTTTAAAGTCAGCGGAGCTACTAGGCTTTGCGGATGTTTATGCCAACTCAATGGATGCGGTAAGCGACCGTGATTTCATCGTGGAGTTTTTATCAAATTCATCTTTATTGATGGCGCATTTATCACGTTTTGCAGAAGAAATCATTTTATGGTCAACGGATGAATTTAAATTTATCGAGCTAGATGACGCCTTTTCAACAGGCTCATCCATTATGCCGCAAAAGAAAAATCCTGATATGGCGGAGCTGATTCGCGGAAAATCAGGTCGTGTCTACGGCAATTTAATGGGACTATTAACGGTATTAAAAGGCACGCCGTTAACATACAACAAAGATATGCAAGAAGATAAGGAAGGCATGTTTGACACAGTGCACACGGTTCTAGGTGCATTGAAAATTTTCGAAGGCATGGTTGCCACAATGACTGTCAATACAGAGCGCTTACATAGTGCCGTGCATAGCGACTTCTCCAATGCAACGGAGCTAGCTGATTACTTAGCTGCCAAGGGCATGCCATTCCGCGAAGCACATGAGGTCACAGGCAAGCTTGTTTTCACATGTATTCAACGTAGTATTTATTTGCTGGACTTGCCATTAGCAGATATGCAAGCAGAAAGCACATTAATCGAAGCTGATATTTATGACGTGCTCGCACCCGAAGCCGCTGTACGCCGCCGCAACTCACTAGGTGGCACAGGCTTCGAACAAGTACGCACACAACTGGCAAAAGCGAAAGCATTATTAGCATAATATTAAAGAAAGGGGTTCGCTACATGGCAGAAGCCCCTTTCATTATTATTCTTGCGGGCGAATATAGGCATCTTACGGGCGATTTTTTATGTTTCATGGGCGAATATAAGAGGCTTACGGGCGAATTCACCTACCTTGCGGGCGAATCAGTTCTGGAATTTCATAGTAGGTGTATTTTCCGCGTTTTACGATAGGTAAAAGCCTCAATAATCGCTTTGCTGCATAACGTGAAGGTAAATCACACAACACACAAAACTGCTGATTCGTTATTTTCGTATCAACTAATAATCGAAAATCATGCAATGCTTGGAAATGGGCATATTTGTTTTGAAAACGGCAATGTGGGCAAAGAAATTTACCATGAGCAAAGCGCATTTTCGCGGCACATTTCTCACAAAACACACCGCATTTCAATTGCTCTAATGTAAAAGTAAATGCCTCTTTTTTAGGAGAATGTAAAGACAACAGCTGTGCATAAACCTTATCTAAATCAAGTATCGGCTTACAATGCTGTATAAGTTTTTTCTCGATAAAGCTCAGCACATAATCCGCATGAAAAATAGGGGAATCGGGAGGCTTGCTCGCAATGATGGCACGGCGATTTGCGATGACAACAGCACCGTGAAGTGGGATATAGGGAAAGAAAGAAGAAAGCGCACGTAAATGCCGGTTGAGTTGTTCAATAGGGTTAGCAAAACGCTCAGTAACGCCATCAGCACGGGTTCGAAGCAACTGCGAGGACTCCGCATCAAAATGCAGCGTGCCTGCTATATTTTTCACCTCAAGGCACACAATCAATGACGGAAAAATTACGATAAAATCAATTTCGTGAC belongs to Lysinibacillus louembei and includes:
- a CDS encoding RrF2 family transcriptional regulator, with product MRLTVYTDYSLRVLIYLGVRGQQHLATIQEIADAYQISKNHLMKVTYDLGQHGFIETIRGRGGGIRLAMAPEEINIGAVIRKTEEDFHLVECFSSESNLCKISAECQLKNALNEALKAYLAVLDQYHISDFIHSKESMLKLLGLK
- the argH gene encoding argininosuccinate lyase — protein: MTKLWGGRFQKSAEAWVDEFGASIGFDQQLVMEDLEGSKAHVTMLGIQGILPKADVEQILDGLQQLQVKAEAGELAFSVANEDIHLNLEKMLIDLIGPVGGKLHTGRSRNDQVATDMHLFLKKRVAEVISLIENFQKTLLQQAEQHVETIAPGYTHLQRAQPISFAHHLMAYFWMLERDKQRYTESLKRIDISPLGAGAMAGTTFPIDRLKSAELLGFADVYANSMDAVSDRDFIVEFLSNSSLLMAHLSRFAEEIILWSTDEFKFIELDDAFSTGSSIMPQKKNPDMAELIRGKSGRVYGNLMGLLTVLKGTPLTYNKDMQEDKEGMFDTVHTVLGALKIFEGMVATMTVNTERLHSAVHSDFSNATELADYLAAKGMPFREAHEVTGKLVFTCIQRSIYLLDLPLADMQAESTLIEADIYDVLAPEAAVRRRNSLGGTGFEQVRTQLAKAKALLA
- a CDS encoding SDR family NAD(P)-dependent oxidoreductase, whose translation is MHKKKILITGATSGLGLHMTKLCLAKGYEVYATGRNEVSLTTLEKLGAHPIQADLREMEQIDALLQQLPKLDVAIINAGVGIFENAFHLTDEQIDTMIDVNVKAPIFLAKRLFANMQKEGHFIFISSQAGKVATKKASVYASTKHALTGFIDGFRHEAAPLKVTGIFPGPIDTPFLQKADAAGAYRQAIAHFLLTPEKVANAVIKTIEHPVRSVNLPWVMGLSSKLYAIAPTLVEKLGSNFFNKK
- a CDS encoding nuclease-related domain-containing protein, which encodes MRLQQLEAIIRRIDAFHPDYLYFKEQLAMANVGVSGEDEVQFFLQELATPHRVIRNFSFFNAQQQRHEIDFIVIFPSLIVCLEVKNIAGTLHFDAESSQLLRTRADGVTERFANPIEQLNRHLRALSSFFPYIPLHGAVVIANRRAIIASKPPDSPIFHADYVLSFIEKKLIQHCKPILDLDKVYAQLLSLHSPKKEAFTFTLEQLKCGVFCEKCAAKMRFAHGKFLCPHCRFQNKYAHFQALHDFRLLVDTKITNQQFCVLCDLPSRYAAKRLLRLLPIVKRGKYTYYEIPELIRPQGR
- the hmpA gene encoding NO-inducible flavohemoprotein encodes the protein MLQQQTIDTIKATVPALQEYGVTITKTFYKNMFSAHPELLNIFNHSNQEQGRQQTALANTVLAAAMHIDNLQAIVPTVIQIAHKHRSLGVLPEHYPIVGENLLKAIKEVLGDAATDEIIDAWAQAYGVIADIFIQVEEDLYKEAEQNEGWRLFKPFKIVRTEKESELVTSFYLAPVDGQPLPAYKAGQYVTVRMQIPGEKYLMNRQYTVSEANNQNEYRISVKHENDPKGIVSNYLHTGYEQGTHIDVSAPAGVFTLDNSGAPVLFVSGGIGVTPLNSMLQTIEERDVTFLQCARNKDVAAFTETIAAKVDEIGGTYKAMYSDEEGFVTKEQLEGLLKNDSKVYLCGPAPFMQHVINLLRDLNIPEENVNYEFFGPAMAV
- a CDS encoding argininosuccinate synthase, yielding MANKKVVLAYSGGLDTSVAIPWLKEQGWDVIAVCLDVGEGKDLEFIKNKALQVGAVESYMVDAKDEFAEEYALISLQAHTWYEQKYPLVSALSRPLISKKLVEIANQTNADAVAHGCTGKGNDQVRFEVSIKALNPDLEVLAPVREWGWSRDEEIEYAMKHNVPIPATLDSPFSIDQNLWGRANEAGVMEDPWVAPPEEAYGLTKAIENTPDTAEVVEIEFVAGKPVALNGEEMKLADLIQKLNAVAGEHGVGRIDHVENRLVGIKSREVYEIPGAKVLLTAHKELEDLTLVKEMAHFKPVIEKKLSEIIYEGLWFSPLRPALEAFLKETQQYVNGTVRVKLFKGHAIVEGRKSPNSLYNEKLATYSKEDMFNHNSAVGFIELWGLPTVVAAGVNKK